GGCCGCTTGTATGACATACCTGATCTAGACAAACTTTTCAATTAAGCctatattaaatgttgatatTGTCTTTTCATAGAATGGAAACAACTAGTGGAACAGTGTGACTTGAATCTCATCTCTGgacttcaatttttttcctcAATAGATTACCTCTGTCTTATGTAAgtgaatttaattaatagttataagtataactatattatacaagcaAACTTGTATAGCTAGAAACTACAAGTTGTCTCCATATTTGATTGTATATTACTTTTACATGTCCTAATTTTGGTAGTAGTTTAGAAAACACCTCACAGCCATAGAAATCATACCTAACCATTcaataacttgttttttttttcatggtatctattataaatacttgtacatatacagtatacattacCTACTGATACatgtatatacttaaaaaaatataaattttcaatattaataattatgcatatgctacaaggtacctactatgcaaatacaatttttaaaatatttatttaccaattttGATTAATgctttattaggtataattttaaataagtagatAGTAGAGGTACCTACCCActgcaaaaattattttaagtttcatctttcaaaaattaaaataattatattttgtaaaaattaggCATAAATCTAGTTTAGCTTCCATGcgatttatacaatttttgttatttattcctttgttgattttttatgaaaaaaattaaagtgccATCAGAATTTATCGATCTGTAAAATTTCTAAAGTTATGGCAAATTGAAGTATTGAAATATCGTTGTACAATGGGTAACGCGGACTACAgacaatttatagtaatatttgcCGGGTATATCTATATGTGCTTTTGATAATTGAATTTTGTCTTAACTCCCAGATCTACCtaaggtggttttacataacaaatagagggatgttttcgattttaattaacCGAGCAAGTGCTGCGAGCATCGTTCTGAacaatttgttatatatataaacctagtttatcataatttaagcacagtgaaacttccataacACTTCTACATATTACAGTCTTGTAGGcaacaaaacaaatttgtattttacctagagaaaagataataaaaaaaaaaatatatatccctagtacttttcaaaataatcacaaatcacaaaaaaaaatatgaattgagTTATcgttgaatttaaattgaacattttcattacagtgacctacttaaATTCACggaacacacataatatactcgacacctactgtacCCTAGCTGTACCTAGTTGAGCATACTtgacaactttttttaaatttaaattgtaatcttCAGTTACTTACATAGTTTTTTCCGTAGTATGTTTATACTAAATCTTATTcattattactgttatattcttttatacaagtaataccttttttaaaatatgtgccTATACTTAGTACATTCAGTCTtagtgtaggtatttattttatacataggtagtttCTTTTTTTCCATTAGCTATAAAATGATTATGTTTgtgatatacaaatatttttaaatgtattgtgtttatctaaaaatgtaatatttttatcagttaATGATggtttgttttcattttaaagtatttctaaaatatttttaggaaaCTTTCCTCTCGTGAGCTGTAGCCTTTATTATCTTTACCTAGATATGCTACTATTACCtactaatttgataatattccCCATTTAGATTCTTAAATAAGAATATGCCATTTAACCTTGGATATTATACATAGGACTATATATCTTCtactatataattgtatataatgaaGTCTGTAATTAAGGGTGTTTATAAAAAgtccatatattttaatttattttacatccATAATAAACTGATAAAGAACCAATATCATTTTTGTATTACTATTAGAGGTAACTATGATTATTTtcagaaaacaaattttaattttaggtttacataataaataatagttaggtatacctattggttttttaaacatgaattataaatgaaataaccTACTAAAACTTTAAGCTGGTATTCTTTACCATAATTGTAAACTAAAATAGGGCAATTGTAACCTATTAACATTACTGTGAGtcaaacctaaaaatataacaatgtatctagaataaatacaaattcagTTATTTAGCACACTATGTGCTAGATTGAAGGCATGTGGGCATGCAGccattattaacatttatggcTACTTAAATAGTCATTAAATGATTTCAGtcaatatcatataaatgttttattacaaaTCTAAATACGTATATTAAGTTAGGTGCCATGTAGAAACAttccttatatttattattttagtagagatataattaattatctttaacaaatataggtaatatattatataatattatatttatatggttttaagaataaaatgcaaaatacttattaaatattgtaaaatagaaaaacataatatatgattataaaatgcattaaatttaaTCAGTTTATCAAACAAAATGTCGTTCATAAGATATTCAATAAttagatttacataatataatatgtaatagttttaatagCAACTAATAAAACTGAATAAAACCATTTAGCtccaaacttaattttaataattgtttataaatatttaattggtttccttcgttattaaaattatggttccttttattgttgttttatgtttgaaattcatTAGGTAGTctaccaattataatataatatattgatggaCTTAATTAtcctttctttttattatttctattgattgtttttattattaaattattatttagttatattatgttgttttgtattttagggTATCAAATTGCTAATAGGTAGCTCAGAAATAAGGAATATCTCACTCTACTATGTTGCCCAATACAATTGCTGTATCATCTACTTTGGTAActtgtgttttattaatttatttaaagaaacttaatatttaaaaaaaattatagacattaataagttaaatgttattttttttagcctAGGGTAAAAAATAAGacgtataatgaaaataatgaaaatatttcatattccaaGTCAGTAGATTTTCAAAAGGATCGTAAAAGTTGGCCTTTGGCACAGGTAATGGAATGTGTTGATCTTGAAACGGTGTCATGCATATCACCTTTAGAATCTGAAAATGAAACTTGTACTCTAGACCCACTTACTTCTTCTCACAATGGTTGTGTGACAGTTCTTCAGACGGATAATCTACAGTCCGAATGTATTAACGAATTGTGTTTAGATGGTCAACCAAGTAATGTCTTAAAAATTGTCTTGCCTCTAGTCAGTGAAAATGTGCCATTGAATGGTCATCCAATAGCAATCGAACACGATCAATTCTTTCAAGAACAAGGTCATGTTGTTTCAAGCCACAATCATGTTCAATATTCTCCAAAACAATGTGTGGATATGCCagtatatgtaaataaatacgtaaataataGAAATCATTCTTTACCTGAAGATAGTGAACTAAATCGATTTAGTTCAACATTTGAAGACataaaaactttacttaaaGAAGGTCTTGTGGACGGTCTAGATGAAATGCCACCAGACTTTCAACCTCCACACCCACCTCTGCTTTACAGAGTTTCTTCGTTACCAAATCTTCTAAGTCATGATAGTACAAAAAGCCATCATTCGTGTTCATACTTAACTATGTGTGCAACTAAACAcgaattatttatgaataaactTTGCAAAAATATTGTTGCTAAACATGACATGTCTGTGCAAGTATCAACCGaattatttaaacatcaaaatcaaaaaatctatGTCGACACAAGCTGCCAAACAGaagatatttttgttaattgtcATGTGAATAATGAAGTTTTGACTCAGGAAATTTACCAAAATGATTGTCTTAAggttaataatgtttttgagaAAGAACTCATAATGAATACCAACAATGAAGATGAAATTAAAAGTAACATAGAAGGAAACTGTACCAGTATtggttatacaaatattaatgtttttgataaaaaacttGAACATGACACTACTGTAGAAAAGGAATTGTCAGGCATTggttacacaaatattaatgtatttaataaagaaCTTCAAACTAATGCAGAAAGTGACTGTACCGACATTggttacacaaatattaatgttataaactcAGAATACAAAATCAAAACTAATGAAGAAGAGGACTGTGTAAGTTTTGATTATTCAGATGTTAACACATTTAATAAGGCAAACGAAGTTAATGCCAATGGAGAGGACTGTGCCAGTATTggttatatcaatattaatgtttttaataaagataatacaataactaataatgagGACTGTTTTACTAATGTTAGTTACACCAAAATCACAACTTTTAACAAGGCATGTGAAATCAAACCCAATGAAAATTGTGTTGATATTGACTATACAAATATGAATGTAGTTGAGAATGGAAATGAAGTCAATGTTAATGAAAAggacaatttgaaaattggttATACCAGTATTAAAATGTTGGATAAAGGAATTGAAGGTAAATCTAATGGAGAGGACTGTGTTGACATTGGTTATacaaattttagtttgtatgaCAAAGGACTTGAAATCGATTCAAATGACGATTGTGAAAATTATGCTAATGCTAATATTTTAGAAGAATTTGTGAATGAACAAATAAgccttaataatattgatggaGATTTTGATTCATTTTTGTTTGGACCATTGCCCCCATCGCCTATTGAAGAAATTGGtaacaattaaaaatccttattgtttattattttgttaatttgttgtaatgaATTGTGTATAGTTTCAGAGCTACCTATATTGAGTAGCGTTGAAACAAAAAGAGAAAACTCTGCTCCTGTACCtttcatatttgatgttcaTAAAAATGAACCAAGTACTTCGATAATCAAATCTCGATCAATAGACGCTGAATTTTCTCATAACTTTCAACAACATCAAAAAATTGGAACCAGATCTGTAAGTAGcttttgatttatttagttaaatttatacatttttaaattttgtataaataccaCACTCATTTAGTGATGTACTGATGTACACTGTACAATCACATTTTTTTGTCTCCAacgattaattaaatattattttatgttacttGCCTACCATAAGTTCACATATTATTTGACCTCTTGATCCTGAGAGTAAAACtcttaatattcattaatataatgtaattaaagcTTACGTTCGGTTAATACCTcctcaaattatttataattgaatttactCGTGagttaattttagttaaatgaattatttttttttattctatcaacttatcataataaattgtattaatttatataattgtttttttaaaaaaggatTTTACACTTTAAACTGccttttcttattattaatattacataggtaggtacatactaaaaaaaatatgtaattatattcatcaaataatactgtaatattattaattattatgtacattgtacaggtatataataatacataaatgttatgtacaaaaatttaaaaaaagtgtagAAAACGCATTAGATAAAATAACATTTCTTTCAAACTCAAAAGTACCTAATGCTAGTATTCTATgaaaaacatacatatatattgtctCATAAGTAATAagcatataacattaaaaaaaataaattcccaaaagaaaaataacaaataaactgttattattttaaacttaataaccGGTATTTGTTTAATCATTAATGATGTTTCTATGGAATTATAGGTGCAGTCTGAGAGAAGAACTTATCCATCTGAAGTACCTGTTTCTGATGGATACCCAAAACCTTTAATGCTTAAAACCAGTATTCATCCCAGTACTATTGAAAAATTATCAGATATTTCGAGCTCATTGCCAGATACTCCACTATTAGGAAGATGTGATTTTCCCCGTCAGTATTCTGCCACCGGTACTAAAACAATGACTCAGATGTCAAGtaagtttgaaataaaaatgtgtattaagtatatttttattgataacttATTGTTCTTTGTGTATAATACAGATAGTATGAGCATCAACATGAGAGGTGCTGGTCATGGTTCTAGTATTGGTTTAGGCCAAGCAATGGCTGGTGCAGAGTTGTTGCACCTAAATGGACCTGGTAGGGGATGGTACCCACGGCAACGACAATTTCGTCCTGTGTCAGTAGAACAGCTTGACAAATTGGCTAGCAAAAGCCCCGTTGGCCACTCACAATGGGATTCTCGAGAAGGCCATAAACCTGTTACATTACCCCCTAATCTTACACCAAAGTTCTTCCACAGGTCTCCCAGAGAAGCGCTTCGACGTGTCACTAGTCTACTTATTAGAAAGGGTTAGTtgatgaaatattattgaaatataaatttgttgttaattatcaaaattaatttaaattcataatgtaTGTGTCGTAGGCATATAGTCAAATCAggcattttattaaatgtctAGGCATATAGTCAAagaatttaatgtttatgcaaTGTCACTATCCGCCTAGACATTTAGTTAAATGACTAGGCATTTAACTAAATGTCTATTTCATGTcaggcaaataataaaaaaaacattttgtattattttaaaaattaaaatatattttctatcagttatttattgctattttatatataaaaaagctatgtattatttattaatatgtaacacatgtagaaaataaaataataataataatagtataataattatgtgaaaTAATACTTTGATTTTGTGTCCACTATTACtactgttttaaaaatgaaatcataaaacaattcactgtgtgacattatattatattttaaaatacaaataaaaacaatcaaaatttaaaatatacaaaaaacgtCAATAGGTATAAGTCACAATATTACATGCAATCACGATCACACTACATACGAATTACGTAAACTTAATACACAtactaaactaaattattgtacaattcaaTCGCATGTTCTGTATCTTTTTCCGTAACGTCATATTTTTGTAGTATCGATAAGATTATAATTTGTCCCAGGTACTCAATATAGATGAGGTTCTCATACAACTAAGGTATAAACcaatggaaattttatttttatttaataagactCACTACTCGTAGTATAGACTATACTGACGATagggtataggtacaatatactcGTACTATCATCTAAGTCTAATACAtctaattagttattacctgtatatatttctgatttcatttttaaaacaatagtaataatgaacattaaattaaacatattatttcatataccaacgtgtttttcatattaataaataatacatagcttttttatgtataaaatagcaataaataactgatagaaaatatatttaaatttttaaaataatacaaaatgttttttattattagcctGACATGAAATAGACATTTAGTTAAATGCCTAGTCATTTAACTAAATGTCTAGGCGGATAGTGAAGTTGCATAAACATAAAATTCTTTGACTATATGCCTACAACATATGCATTAATaaccttttataaaaaaaaaaaaacattaattaagcaaaaaataaatttgattcataaaaaaaaattgaatatcttgaaatataatacataccagTGAACCATGGTTCCCTAACTTTTATCAATCGAGGCACTttagtattattagtttttattagttGTGGCCCACTTTATATAAACATTGTCTATTTGTCAAAAATAAGTACCATGAAACATATATGTGAAATACGCGGacatcataatttttatattatgtataatctatACTTTGTTCAGCAAAATACTAAACCGCAGCCTGACAAAATATGTTTCTCTGCGACACTACTATAGTTGAACTGGTATCGATGATGAGGAGATGTGCATAATCTGTGTATTTTCTCACTGGACagagtatagtattattattttttcaatatcaaacaatattattgtatgaaaaattattgttcAATCATATCACAAcaatgttaaattaaagttagtttttaaaataaaaaagttcagGTTTTCACGGCACACCCTTTAGGaaacagataatataataaacggtatacctaaatatttaattaggtgGCCtcttctacattttttttttcactgcaatttttgactaaaatatacattaaataaaaagtttaggtttctattataatttatttaattctgtgTCTGtctaataatttagaaaacgtGGGCATGTAAGTTCATACACCTATGCACTATAAACtgacaaaatatgcattaatatgtGCCTTCagaaatatgcatttatatgcactaAACTTATAAAACAATGTACTAAAAATGTGCTgattaaaaaaagaagaaatcatAAGCAATTTTTGAAATAGCAAGAAATATGTAATCATTTTACGTTACGACAATTCCCGTACATTTTATACAAgaggttttttgtaatttgtcggtagtttttcccgtggcattaaataactattgagaaaatcgaaaaatgacctctctaaattatcatattggtccaatttgctaaaagataagatactatagtCTGTTGAAAATGAGATCGGTAAGGGTAGTGCCAAATAGTGTGCATGGGTGTGGGTTGACGGGCAGTCTCCGATGAAAGCATCACATTATTTGAGTATCGACTGCCGATaagttcaaataatttaaaatatacagtaaGCTGTGTTGACGCATATTGTTTCATATACGACACTCCGTTGTGGTTGCCATACAAAAAACTgtgcataaattaaaaacaatttttacattttttcataaaacattcgttaaacaatttacaatatattattatcattgattataaacactagtatttataattaatgatattattcatACAAATCTCAACACTTTTAAATTGATCgcaaaagaatatattttataattatttaataaaaaaaattatgaacacGTCAGTCATatgcataaattaaaaacaatattaaatgtataatgttatattgataCATATTATGGTCGCAATACGGGACACACATTTCTTAGGTGGGCAGCAAATACGAGACCCGcactattcatttattttttgtatacctgGTATAGGAACACACGACGCATGGACACATAAATACCAAGCACGTTGAAAGCACGGGGGACTGAAGCGTCCCTAGAGAACACAACAAGTGGCCTGTGCACCGCTAACGAAAACTGGTCGCTGCCGTGTACTAATCTCATTTTGAATAGactattaatattgaaattgagcactccttctggtagaatttttgtatacaggataaacaaataaaaaaaaataataataaaaaacaccattgtatagtatatattatataatattccttATATTCTTATGTGGATTGAGATTTGAGATACCCAatcatgttttattttgtttcaggtAATACTAACAAAAGTAACAAATCTAAAACTGTATTCTCTTCTTCAGTGATTGGACCACACggtaacttatatttattatgtagtatgtacacattttagaagtttctaaacaaatataaacaaaaaaatatggattttaattttagttttacgttataacaatttatattaaatgatttatcaAGTTTTATCTCAgtctatagtttttataataatttaagttaaaactgAATAGTTGTTGTCAACAACTTTCAATTATCacttataaagattttttttattaaaatagaaaatttataaTCTGTagcaaaatatgtatagtaaaataggataaatatgatttagaatattcacatgataatatatttatgagaaGGGAGACTGTCCAGTGACAGAACCCTCAGTCAGGatttactatgtataataataaaaatcaaaacactaattaatttaaatgatatttaaagtatatgattatacaaacataaagttaatattatttattataaatacaattttaactgttattatattttatatttgtattgtttaatttaatatttaaaattttattttaggagaTATAAGTGAAGAATGTGTGACCAGTCAATCCAAACGTGGATTTTTCAAAAGCTTATGGAGAAAATAAGACTTTTTATAACGTGCAATCAAATTATGTGGccataaatcttaaattatttattatttaatttatcactaCTCTGTCTTCGAATCTATGTTTAACCTTGCGTTTACTTTACTaacttttacaatataattttttatatgtttttttttatgtgtaatgAATTTTGACCTTAGTGATAGAATGTttgacgatatattatatatgtataattttttttaacataacatataatttcttattattgttttttttattattattatcattgtagaTTTTTTAGATTGGAATAAacgttttatacaaatattataacatagtagTGTTATACCAAT
This genomic window from Metopolophium dirhodum isolate CAU chromosome 1, ASM1992520v1, whole genome shotgun sequence contains:
- the LOC132934714 gene encoding uncharacterized protein LOC132934714; this encodes MLPNTIAVSSTLPRVKNKTYNENNENISYSKSVDFQKDRKSWPLAQVMECVDLETVSCISPLESENETCTLDPLTSSHNGCVTVLQTDNLQSECINELCLDGQPSNVLKIVLPLVSENVPLNGHPIAIEHDQFFQEQGHVVSSHNHVQYSPKQCVDMPVYVNKYVNNRNHSLPEDSELNRFSSTFEDIKTLLKEGLVDGLDEMPPDFQPPHPPLLYRVSSLPNLLSHDSTKSHHSCSYLTMCATKHELFMNKLCKNIVAKHDMSVQVSTELFKHQNQKIYVDTSCQTEDIFVNCHVNNEVLTQEIYQNDCLKVNNVFEKELIMNTNNEDEIKSNIEGNCTSIGYTNINVFDKKLEHDTTVEKELSGIGYTNINVFNKELQTNAESDCTDIGYTNINVINSEYKIKTNEEEDCVSFDYSDVNTFNKANEVNANGEDCASIGYININVFNKDNTITNNEDCFTNVSYTKITTFNKACEIKPNENCVDIDYTNMNVVENGNEVNVNEKDNLKIGYTSIKMLDKGIEGKSNGEDCVDIGYTNFSLYDKGLEIDSNDDCENYANANILEEFVNEQISLNNIDGDFDSFLFGPLPPSPIEEIVSELPILSSVETKRENSAPVPFIFDVHKNEPSTSIIKSRSIDAEFSHNFQQHQKIGTRSVQSERRTYPSEVPVSDGYPKPLMLKTSIHPSTIEKLSDISSSLPDTPLLGRCDFPRQYSATGTKTMTQMSNSMSINMRGAGHGSSIGLGQAMAGAELLHLNGPGRGWYPRQRQFRPVSVEQLDKLASKSPVGHSQWDSREGHKPVTLPPNLTPKFFHRSPREALRRVTSLLIRKGNTNKSNKSKTVFSSSVIGPHGDISEECVTSQSKRGFFKSLWRK